One window of Bacteroides sp. AN502(2024) genomic DNA carries:
- a CDS encoding DUF4903 family protein has protein sequence MKKSLGKYITAICFLILIGVISCTSDEEITKDPASEELVTEAKKFLNGNIVLNTHATLNGVNKTLLKSGCPTKFNFEWSETDDNTFTVSLLNFTVGKMGMIISFKCDVQTMQLNTWEKDEYKGSGWFKFYGENGSTWSEDEGKSSSSKGSNVKGYYNVYTHEINFIVDYNMMNVRSECFLQTIDKGRINNYEEEFAQFEKDLAKYKEDHGL, from the coding sequence ATGAAAAAGAGTTTAGGAAAATATATAACAGCTATTTGTTTTCTTATTTTGATAGGTGTAATCTCTTGTACGAGTGATGAGGAAATCACCAAAGACCCCGCATCCGAGGAATTGGTAACTGAAGCGAAGAAATTTTTAAACGGAAATATAGTTCTAAATACTCATGCCACTTTGAATGGTGTAAACAAAACGCTATTGAAAAGCGGTTGTCCTACCAAATTTAACTTTGAGTGGAGTGAAACAGATGATAACACATTTACCGTATCACTGCTCAATTTCACGGTGGGTAAAATGGGAATGATTATAAGTTTTAAATGCGATGTGCAGACCATGCAGTTGAATACTTGGGAGAAAGACGAATATAAAGGTTCGGGCTGGTTTAAATTCTATGGAGAGAATGGTTCCACATGGAGTGAAGATGAAGGAAAGAGTTCAAGCTCCAAAGGGAGTAACGTGAAAGGCTATTATAACGTGTACACGCACGAGATAAACTTCATTGTGGACTACAACATGATGAATGTCCGTTCCGAATGCTTCCTGCAGACCATCGACAAAGGACGTATAAACAATTATGAGGAAGAATTTGCTCA
- a CDS encoding calycin-like domain-containing protein, with protein MRKQIILGIALLGMGAFSNSVSANSFVENNIFKTSLYAENLAGYYEGSLTYVYMNGEKDPVSNITSNVTDNGNGTVNIHIDGFKIGSMPGSITVDAMDITVPANGNFNETCRKAVKLKIGFIPLTYNALVSGSFSGDHLNYTITVNAKYSSAPFTAIVTFDGDKVSTGL; from the coding sequence ATGAGAAAACAAATTATTCTTGGAATCGCATTGCTGGGAATGGGAGCCTTTTCAAACAGTGTAAGTGCTAATAGCTTTGTTGAAAACAACATATTTAAAACATCTCTCTATGCAGAAAATTTGGCGGGATATTATGAGGGTTCGTTAACTTATGTCTATATGAACGGTGAGAAAGACCCTGTTTCAAACATTACATCTAATGTAACGGACAACGGTAACGGCACAGTGAACATTCATATTGATGGATTTAAAATAGGTTCGATGCCGGGCAGTATTACTGTAGATGCAATGGACATAACTGTTCCTGCGAATGGTAATTTCAATGAAACTTGCAGAAAAGCAGTAAAATTGAAAATTGGTTTTATTCCTTTGACATATAATGCCTTAGTCAGTGGTAGTTTCTCTGGTGACCATTTGAACTATACCATAACGGTTAATGCAAAATATTCAAGTGCACCGTTCACCGCTATTGTGACATTTGATGGAGACAAAGTTTCAACTGGTCTCTAA